A region from the Agrobacterium vitis genome encodes:
- the trbC gene encoding conjugal transfer pilin TrbC: protein MSRKTETAIALAAFAVVFCVNLADPAFASSGGGGLPWESPLQQIQQSITGPVAGFIALAAVAIAGAMLIFGGELNDFARRLCYVALVGGVLLGATQIVALFGATGASIGKFEARPASGNVKMSAAPRPEGEGAHG, encoded by the coding sequence ATGTCGCGTAAGACCGAGACTGCCATTGCACTTGCGGCGTTCGCCGTTGTCTTCTGCGTCAATCTGGCGGACCCAGCCTTCGCCTCTTCGGGCGGGGGTGGGTTGCCGTGGGAATCTCCGCTCCAGCAAATCCAGCAGTCGATCACGGGACCGGTGGCCGGCTTCATCGCCCTCGCAGCGGTGGCGATCGCCGGCGCAATGCTGATCTTCGGGGGCGAGTTGAATGATTTCGCAAGGAGGCTTTGCTACGTCGCCCTCGTGGGCGGCGTACTTCTCGGCGCGACCCAGATCGTCGCTCTCTTCGGAGCGACAGGCGCTTCGATCGGCAAGTTCGAGGCCCGACCCGCGTCTGGGAATGTCAAGATGTCGGCGGCACCTCGACCGGAAGGGGAGGGGGCTCATGGCTGA
- a CDS encoding conjugal transfer protein TrbD encodes MAEPGSNLARSRVHRALSRPNLLMGADRELVLLTGLTAVILIFVVLTWYAALFGVAIWLIAVAALRMMAKADPLMRRVYLRHVSYRSLYRPTSTPWRKF; translated from the coding sequence ATGGCTGAACCGGGCTCCAACCTCGCCCGCTCACGGGTCCATCGAGCGCTGTCACGCCCGAACCTGCTGATGGGCGCCGACCGCGAACTGGTGCTGCTCACCGGCCTTACCGCCGTGATCCTGATCTTCGTGGTGCTGACCTGGTACGCCGCACTGTTCGGCGTGGCCATCTGGCTGATCGCGGTCGCCGCCCTTCGTATGATGGCGAAGGCCGATCCGCTGATGCGCCGCGTATATCTGCGGCACGTGTCTTACCGATCGCTCTACCGGCCCACCTCGACACCGTGGCGCAAGTTCTGA